Proteins encoded together in one Ochotona princeps isolate mOchPri1 chromosome 20, mOchPri1.hap1, whole genome shotgun sequence window:
- the LOC101520237 gene encoding vitamin K epoxide reductase complex subunit 1-like, translating into MGTGWGNPGRARLALCLAGLALSLYALHVKAAPARDRDYHALCDVGSAISCSDVFSSRWGRGFGLVEQVLGQDSILNQSNSIFGCIFYTLQLALGCVRGRWASILLVLSSLVSIAGSVYLAWILFFVLYDFCIVCITTYAINVGLMLLSFREVPEPQVKAKGH; encoded by the coding sequence ATGGGCACCGGCTGGGGAAACCCCGGGAGGGCGCGGCTGGCGCTGTGCCTGGCCGGCCTGGCGCTGTCCCTGTACGCGCTGCACGTGAAGGCGGCGCCCGCCCGGGACCGGGACTACCACGCGCTCTGCGACGTGGGCTCCGCCATCAGCTGTTCTGACGTCTTCTCGTCCAGATGGGGCCGGGGCTTCGGGCTGGTGGAGCAAGTCTTGGGCCAGGATAGCATCCTCAATCAATCCAACAGTATATTCGGTTGCATTTTCTACACGCTGCAGCTGGCCTTAGGTTGCGTGCGGGGTCGCTGGGCCTCCATCCTGCTGGTACTGAGCTCGCTGGTGTCGATTGCCGGTTCCGTCTACCTGGCTTGGATCCTGTTTTTCGTGCTCTATGATTTCTGCATCGTTTGCATCACTACGTATGCCATCAACGTGGGCCTGATGTTGCTTAGCTTCCGGGAGGTCCCAGAACCCCAGGTCAAGGCCAAGGGCCACTGA